A window of Clostridium estertheticum genomic DNA:
CATTGCATGATGATTATTTAACAGCTTCAGTTATGCTTGGAGAATACTTGATGAGTAGAGCCTACTATGGTTTAAATGAAAATGAAGAAGACATATCTTGGATATCAATAAATGTAGTTGGAGAAAAGGAATCTGAGTGGAGTATTGCACCTATAAGCCTAAATCTTTATGAGGGATTAGCAGGCGTAGCATTATATTATGCTTATTTAGCAAAAATAACAAATAGAGAAGATTTTTTATCTATTGCAAAAAAATCAATAATACCAATAAAAAGGCAGTTAAAAATTGAAAAGCAGTTTTATAAAAATTCTGAAATAGGTGCATATTCAGGAGATTCATCTCTAATATATACATTACTAGTTTTAGCTAACATGTGGAATGATAAGGAGTTATTAAATGAAACGTTAGATACATTAAAATATATAGAGCGTCAAATAGAATATGATGAAAATTATGATTTAATGTCAGGGTCAGCAGGATGTATTATAGTTTTAATAAAGTTATATGAACAGACTGGAGAAAAATATGCTCTTGATTTAGCAATTAGGTGTGGTGAAATGCTTTTAAAGAAGGCTATAGATATTGAGGGAGGATTTGGATGGCAACCAAAGATAGCTTCTAATGCATTAGCTGGTTTTTCACATGGAGCAGCAGGTATTTCATGGGCGCTTTACAAGCTTGGAGATATAAGTGGAATGAATAAATTTACACAAGCAGGACACAAAGCATTAGTGTTTGAGCGAAGTCTATTTTCAAAAGAGAGAGGAAACTGGGCTGATAAAAGAGCATTCAAGGGAGTTGTTAATGAAGACTTGGTACCTTTAGCTTGGTGTCATGGTGCCCCTGGAATATTGTTGAGTAGATTATTAATTAGACCATATGTAAATTTAAAAGAGGAACGTGACTATATTGATAAAGAAATAAATGTAGCTCTTAATACAACTGAAAAATTTGGCTTTGGAAGAAGTCATTGTTTATGCCATGGTGATTTAGGCAATATAGAAATATTAAATTATGCGAGTGAATGTCTTAATAGATATGAATTAAAAGATTTGACAACTAATTATAGTAGAATAGTGGTTGATGATATCTTAAATGGAAAATGGCAATGTGGGTTACCAAATCAAAAGGAAGTTCCAGGAGTAATGTTAGGAATTTCAGGGATTGGATTATCTTTATTAAAATTATATGATCCAGATTTAGTGCCTGCAATAACAAGACTTGAAGGTCCAGAATTAGAAAAAGATTTTAGTGATGTAAAGTAAAAGTAGGTGATAGTTTTGATAAAGATTTTAAAATGTAAAATTCCATTTATTAAACAAACAACCAATACTGAATGTGGATCAGCATGTCTTACTATGATATTAAATTATTATGGTAACCATGTTGAAATACATAAAATAAGTGAAGAATGTGGTATGAACAGAAATGGAATTACTATCAAAACATTAAAAAAAGTAGCTAAGGATTATGGGTTAGATTGTAAAGCTTATAAAATAAATAGTTTAAATAGTTTAAATGATTTAAATCATGATATTATTTTACCAAGTATAGTATTAATAAGAGAAAATCATTTCATCATACTTGAAAATATAGTAAATAAAAGGTATTTTATAATAGACCCTAACGGTGGAAGAAAAATACTTAATGAAGAAGATATGAAAAAGGTATTTTTAGGTTTTTTGGTTGTATTAAAGCCTAATAATACATTTATACAAAATAAGAATAAAAATAAATGGAATACAATGGTTGAAACACTAAGAAAGCAAAAAAGTAATTTATGTTATATTACTATTCTTTCATTAGTGATTCAAATGTTTATCTTATGTATACCATTTATAATTCAACATTTAATAGATAATATAATTTTGAAACAAACTATTAATATAGTTAATAGAATAAGTATTTTAAATTTAACAATTATTACAGTATATGGAATAGTGTCATATATAAGGAAACAATATATAATTAAATTTCAAACCATTTTATATGGTGATATAACAAAAGAATTTATAAAAAAATTCTTAAATCTTCCTATGAATTTTTTTGAATTAAGGGCTACAAAAGATTTAAAAACTTTATTGAATAATATAAATATAATAAGTGAAAATATTTCTAATTTTGTTACAACTATGATTCCGGATACATTTATGATTTTTATACTTATGGTAATTATGATTACAAAATCTATTAAACTATCATTGATAGTAATTTTTCTTGCAATAATGAAATATACATTATTTTACTTAGCTTCGAAAAAGTTAAAGAATAAATGTGGAGGGTTTGAAGGCAATATACAAAGCTATTTAGTTGAATGTTTAAATCGTATAAATTTAATTAAATATACTGGTATGGAGGAAAATATTTTTGCTAGTTGCAATAACATATTTAATAATGATATAAAGATGTCTAATAAAAAAAGTAAAATTAAGAGTTTTATTGAAAGTACAACTGTAAGTATTCGCATAACTATGCCTATAGTTATACTTTGCTTTGGGGTTAGTGATGTTATTAAAGGTACATTATCAATAGGAAGTCTTTTAGGATTTATTTTAATTGTAATAATATTTCTATGTACTATGGAATCTTTAGTTAGCAATATACAAAAAATTCGAATTTCAAGATCAATTATTGACAAGTTTGATGAAGTAATGAACTATAAAGAATATGAACAAAATACCCATAAAGAGAAAATAGAAACAATAAAAACATTAGAGTTTGAAAAGGTGTATTTTTCCTATAATAAGTTTAGTGATTCAATTTTAAAAAATATATCTTTCAAATTTAATGAAGGAGAAAAAGTAGCTATAATAGGAGCGACCGGAGCAGGAAAAACGACTTTAACAAAATTAATACTAGGATTTTATAAAGCCAATAGCGGAAATATAAAGATTAATGGTATTGATATAAATAGCCTTAATATGACAACGTTAAGAAGAAATATAGGAATAGTTCTTCAGGAATCATATTTTTTTAATGATACTATTAGAAATAATATTGATATTTCAGGAAACTTACAATTAGAAGATATAAGGAATGCTGCTAAAAAAGTATGTATTGATGATGAATTTATGAGACTTCCATTGAAGTATAATACATTTATAGGCGAGGCAGGTAAAAATATATCTGGAGGACAAAGAAAAAGAATTGCTATAGCTAGAGCACTTGTAAATAAACCTTCTATAGTAATATTTGATGAAGCTTTAAGTGAACTAGGTGAAGTTACAGAAAAACAAATATGTGAAAATTTAAATAATTTAAAAATAACACAAGTATTTATAACACAAAAATTATCAACTATAAAGGATGCTGACAAAATTATAGTTATGGATAATGGTGAAATAATTAAAGAGATAACTTATGAGAAATTAATTTCCAAAAATGCTTATTGTAAATCATACAAAAGTGAGCAGTAGTATCAGTGAAAAGGGGTATAAGATGGGAAGTTATACTAGTTTATTTAAATTAAAACCCTATATTAAAAAGTGCAAATTTTGGTTTTTGGGTGGAATCTTAGGAATGATTCTTTGTTCAGCTATTTATATGCCTATACCATATTTGATGGGGTATATAATAGATAATATTCTACTAAAGCATAGGAGCTATAATGAATTATACAAACTTATTATGATTTTAGCTTTATTTTATATATTGATATATGTGATATCCATATATTCTAAAAAGCTTTTTATAAAAATTGAGAACTTTGTAGTAAATGACATTAGAATGTCACTGATGGATAAAATAATTGATTTACCTATGAGCTTTTTATCTAAAACTGAAAAAGGTTATGTATTAAGCAGAATTTCTGAGTGCTCAAATATAGGCAAATTGTTTTCGCCTACCTTTATAAGTGTTGTTTTAACAGTTTTTGATTTGATATTTGCACTTATAATGATGTTTGCTTTAAATTTCAAGTTAACTATTGTAGCGTTGTTTTTGATCCCAATATATTATTTTACAGTAAAATCTTCATCAAAACATTTGACTGAAAGCACAAAAATACTGTTAGAAACTTCAGCAATTTTAAGTGGTGAAACTTACGAAGTTTTAAATGGTATAGAGGAGATAAAAATATTAAATGGTAAGGAAACTCAATTAATCAAATTTAAAAATAAGATAGAAGCTGTGGTGAAGAGTGGGATAAAGCAAAGTAAGCAATTTCTACTTTTTGTGGAGAATATTGCTTTAGTAAATAATTTAGCTACACTAATGATATTGTTATGTTCTGGTGTATTAATTTTAAAGGGTGAATTAACTATTGGGATATATACAGCTTTTGCAACCTATATGGGTAAGGTGGTTGGAAGTACAATGGCTTTTGCCAATTTGGGCATGACATTAAAACCAGTATGTGTTAGCATTGAAAGAATTCAAGAATTTTTAGATTTAACAGATGAAAATGAGAATAGACCTGAAATAATAGAGGACTCTATTCAAACAATTAATATTAAAAACTTAAGCTTTAAATATGAGGCTAATGGACAAAATATTATTAATAAGTTGAATTTTATCATTAATAAAGGAGACAAGCTTTTCTTAAAAGGAGAAAATGGTACAGGTAAATCTACATTAATAAAAATCATTTTGGGTTTGTATGACCCTTCAGAAGGAGAAATCTTTATTAATGATAAGAAATATTCTAAGTTAGATAAAAAAAGTATAAGAAAAAGAATAGGAGTTGTGTCTCAAAGCATATTTTTATTTAAAGGAAGTGTTTTGGAGAATATTTTATATGGACAAGTTGATAAAAGCAAACAGGACATAATTAATTTAATTAAAGAATATAACTTAGGAAAGTACATAGATAGTTTTGATAAAGGTTTGGAAACTGAAATCAGTCAAAATGGTACAGGAATGTCAGGTGGTCAAACTCAAATTATTGCATTTTTAAGAGCTACGATAGCTAAAAAAGATATTATTATATTGGATGAAGCTACTTCAAATCTGGACAAAGAAACCAGAGAAGTTATTCATGGATTACTTAAGGAAAAGGATATTTCCAATATCATGATTGTTATCTCACATCAAGAAGAAGGCTTAGAATTTACTAATAAAACGCTTTGCATGAACAAATAAAACAATAAAAATTAAGTTTAAAAAAATCAATAGATTTAGAGTTGTTGAGTATAGCGGAGTGACCCTATTATTGAGATGAAAATTATGACGTAAGGCTTGATAAAATGAAAGAATTTAGGTAAATTTTAATATTCATGATTTACTTGAATTAGATTAAATTTGTTAAAAACGGTTCACTTGATTCTATTCGGTTCTGCGTATATAATGACCTTAACGTAACTTTTGGAGGATTAAGTAGGCTTGATTATATTTCGGTATAACAGGTCACCGATAAATGATG
This region includes:
- a CDS encoding peptidase domain-containing ABC transporter yields the protein MIKILKCKIPFIKQTTNTECGSACLTMILNYYGNHVEIHKISEECGMNRNGITIKTLKKVAKDYGLDCKAYKINSLNSLNDLNHDIILPSIVLIRENHFIILENIVNKRYFIIDPNGGRKILNEEDMKKVFLGFLVVLKPNNTFIQNKNKNKWNTMVETLRKQKSNLCYITILSLVIQMFILCIPFIIQHLIDNIILKQTINIVNRISILNLTIITVYGIVSYIRKQYIIKFQTILYGDITKEFIKKFLNLPMNFFELRATKDLKTLLNNINIISENISNFVTTMIPDTFMIFILMVIMITKSIKLSLIVIFLAIMKYTLFYLASKKLKNKCGGFEGNIQSYLVECLNRINLIKYTGMEENIFASCNNIFNNDIKMSNKKSKIKSFIESTTVSIRITMPIVILCFGVSDVIKGTLSIGSLLGFILIVIIFLCTMESLVSNIQKIRISRSIIDKFDEVMNYKEYEQNTHKEKIETIKTLEFEKVYFSYNKFSDSILKNISFKFNEGEKVAIIGATGAGKTTLTKLILGFYKANSGNIKINGIDINSLNMTTLRRNIGIVLQESYFFNDTIRNNIDISGNLQLEDIRNAAKKVCIDDEFMRLPLKYNTFIGEAGKNISGGQRKRIAIARALVNKPSIVIFDEALSELGEVTEKQICENLNNLKITQVFITQKLSTIKDADKIIVMDNGEIIKEITYEKLISKNAYCKSYKSEQ
- a CDS encoding ABC transporter ATP-binding protein, yielding MGSYTSLFKLKPYIKKCKFWFLGGILGMILCSAIYMPIPYLMGYIIDNILLKHRSYNELYKLIMILALFYILIYVISIYSKKLFIKIENFVVNDIRMSLMDKIIDLPMSFLSKTEKGYVLSRISECSNIGKLFSPTFISVVLTVFDLIFALIMMFALNFKLTIVALFLIPIYYFTVKSSSKHLTESTKILLETSAILSGETYEVLNGIEEIKILNGKETQLIKFKNKIEAVVKSGIKQSKQFLLFVENIALVNNLATLMILLCSGVLILKGELTIGIYTAFATYMGKVVGSTMAFANLGMTLKPVCVSIERIQEFLDLTDENENRPEIIEDSIQTINIKNLSFKYEANGQNIINKLNFIINKGDKLFLKGENGTGKSTLIKIILGLYDPSEGEIFINDKKYSKLDKKSIRKRIGVVSQSIFLFKGSVLENILYGQVDKSKQDIINLIKEYNLGKYIDSFDKGLETEISQNGTGMSGGQTQIIAFLRATIAKKDIIILDEATSNLDKETREVIHGLLKEKDISNIMIVISHQEEGLEFTNKTLCMNK